The following is a genomic window from Triticum aestivum cultivar Chinese Spring unplaced genomic scaffold, IWGSC CS RefSeq v2.1 scaffold136465, whole genome shotgun sequence.
ATTTGGTGAGGAGCAGGCGGAtgaggtcgccggcgaggccgcAATGCTCCGTCGTCTGACGGTCCATGTCGGTCACGGGAGACGTTTTGTGGATCGCCTTGAATGCGTTCTCGCATGTATCTCCTGCGCCCTTCGCCTCAGACACAATCTTCAACACATCAGCGTAGTCCCCAACGTGGAAGCTGGGGCCGGCACCGGCGATGAGGTCGGCTGCAGCAAggacatgtgccttgacacatACATGCCACACTGGTGCCTCGGGTGTGCCCTGGTGTTTGTAATCTAGGTCACAGATGGCCGCGGCATTCTTTCGGGTGGTGTTGGTGGCGATTTGCAGAGCAATGCTGGCGAGGTCATGCTCGGTGGATGCTTGGGCGCTCTTTGGGTTGGCCCTTAGCACGGCCATGCACAATGCAAAGTTATTGGTCTTCTTGCATGTGCGAGCGATGAAGTTGATGTCGGCGTGGGTGGCGAGGAGGCCATAGGACATGGCGACAACTACAATGAGAACCATAGCTAAGGATGTTGCAACGCTTGCCATTGTAGTTTACACTTTGTATGAACCTAGGCGTTGCTGTGTTGATGTAATACACGAGACTCTACATATCTATATATGCACGGCACATGGGAGGAAATCATACTGATATGATACGCCTTAATGATGGTCTATTTGTTCTTTTTGCTAAAGGTAAGCACATATCAAATGTGTAATAGTACTTGCGAATCAAATAGTGATGTAGTTATTAAATGTAGAATAAATGCATCAAATCAAAAAATAAGGGTACCCCTACTTTCATTGAGCTTAGAATTCCCAAATTGATGTATCTTCTTTATGAGAGGAAAGATAAACTAATCTTTGATAGTAGAAATTTATACAAAAATCAACTAATAAATGAGCTCAAGTAAAAAAATAGTAAAGGCATTGATATGGAGTATAAATATTTATAGGTGGACATAATGTGAGAAAATAATTATAATATTGTCCGCCTTTATCATGATTTTTTTGGCTACACACCTGGTGGTGCCCACAGCTATAAATATTAAACAATTTTTCTACAAATAAGTGTAAATTAATATACCTTCTTCATGAGAGGTAAAATAGATGTTGATACAAAAAATTATACCAAAATCAACTAATAAATGTGCTCTAGCAAAAACAAACTGATGTAGTGGCATGAAGTATATACTTTTATAATATGGACGGCATGCGAGAAAATCCTTATGATATGATCTGCCTTAATCACAATATATTTATTCATTTTGCTATATGGAGTGTAATAAGAAATCAAATAAATGAATGAAGGATCGAGTACTCTAAGTCTCCCGAATTCATTAGTGAATAAATATACATTTTTTTTGCAAATCAACAAATAAATGTACTCCCGTTGTGCTTTCCATGAGTCGGAATTTTGTTTCAAGAATGTAACAAATGAAGACAATCAAAGTTGATACGAAGTGTATCTGGACATGGCAATCCCACCACCTAAATTTTATCATTGAACACTGATTGATAAGTTGGTCAAGAAGAACAATTATGTACAATTAAGAACAGAGAAAGGAACAACTCTATCATGTTGAGACCGAAACTGTCGTCTAATCCCGGTTGCACATACACTTGGTATGAACtgtaaaatacaaaaaaaatctgaatttttgtcAACAAACTTTTCTTAGTTTTTCCCCTGCAAAAAAATTGCTTATGTTTTAACCTACTTGCTCATTTCGTGATGATGATCtgggaaaagaaagaaaaataaaatttttgCCTAGACATTAAAATGTGTTTTCATCATGACATTGATGATTTGGCAAAATTCAGGTTTTTTTTATGAAATTGTTCGACAGCTTGCTAGGAAAGAAAAGCCTACCGCGATGCAAACAGAGCACATAGGCCCCAGGCTAAGTTGTGATTTGCTTCTGGGCCCCATCCTAGGGCGATATGGTACCAAACGGTAATATGTCTTGTATGCCCTAGGGCGAGGCTATGTCTCGCTTCGTGCAATACAGAAGCTAGTCTCGCCTGAAGAGCGCGAGACTGGACCGGCCGCGGGAG
Proteins encoded in this region:
- the LOC123177368 gene encoding cell wall / vacuolar inhibitor of fructosidase 2-like, yielding MASVATSLAMVLIVVVAMSYGLLATHADINFIARTCKKTNNFALCMAVLRANPKSAQASTEHDLASIALQIATNTTRKNAAAICDLDYKHQGTPEAPVWHVCVKAHVLAAADLIAGAGPSFHVGDYADVLKIVSEAKGAGDTCENAFKAIHKTSPVTDMDRQTTEHCGLAGDLIRLLLT